The following DNA comes from Magnolia sinica isolate HGM2019 chromosome 18, MsV1, whole genome shotgun sequence.
aggtagatgggAAGCTGGAGTGAATCACTTAATAAATAGTTGAGATAATGACACTCACCTctaaaccttcttagggcccaccataatatttatttgacatcccattcgtttattaaaaaaataaaaaaataattgaaaaaatcTAAACTGCCCGAAGAAAGCCGATTGCCTGCAACAGGAACTtaagtgggcccattgtgatgtctgaGATATCCAAACTCTCTATCTATTTTGCCatgtcatgttaggacatggccctcagaatgaggcagatttagaTACTAAACcgtccacatcacaggaaaagaTGAGGAttgaatttctactgttgaaatatttgtggggccacagaaattttagaATAGCCTCTAATAATTTTGTATTTTCGGTTCATTCCATAGGAACCTTATAAACTGTataaatggcatataaatatcacggtagaccgtagggaggtttcaatggtaggcatttacctACACACTTTTTGCTTTTGTGccgcccacttgaattttgaatctaccttattttttaacCATGTCCTACATGATCTGGCAAAGCTTATGgaaggattggatttctcacagacatcacggtggacctcacctAACTTCATGTGGCAGGAAGTTTTCAGCCACGTGTTGCGGTAGAAAAACACAAATACGgacctttaaaattattttaaattcctatttcctatggtggggtccacttgagctctgaatctttatatttttggactGATACCTTAAgtgcctgtttggttttccataatACAGGGAAATTGCTGTaaattatgagaaaaaaaaagtaattattacattcTTTCACGTGTTTAGAAATGAGCGAGTAATTTCACCTAAAAAACCGATCCAAAAATATTGACTTaaattcatgggccccaccataatgtatataatatatccgtgtcgtccatctattttattagaatattttgaggttTTATCcgaaaaaattagaaagatctaatgttcaattggcccacatgaaaggaaacaatggacttaatttgtccaccattgaaagttgattcttttactgggcccatgttgaggtttattcaccatctaacctgttcatagggtcacatggacatggataagtgaaaaatataaacaaaagcctgatctaaaatttctaagggcctcgataagtttttaatggtaggcatttaattctcataatttcatgtggtgtggtccacttgacctttgaatttgcctaatttttgagctcatgtcttaaattcatttggcataatgaatgcacggtgtagataagcaacacacattatggtgggccccatatttattttataaattcttCAATTTAAGTGCTTAAAGAGTAACCGGCCAGTCAGCATTGGAACAGATGAAGGTAGATGAAGAGCTTGgaaaataatgattactcatttacaacgTAATTCCACTTAGCCAGGAAACAAAAGAGGCCCTAAATGAGCTGCAGAAACACGTAatcacatatcacggtggggaaTCTGCGTCGGATGGAAAGGCCCTATCAATGACATGGTATACGCGTATCTCTGGACCGGAGGGAGGCGGATTACCCTGAGACCTGGTGAGCCGACTCTAGGGCCAccgtcatgtatgtgttttatcggcGTCGGACCGGTTCCTATGGAAGGGTCTTAGGTTTTAAATCCATCCCAcatcttatgtgaggcccactgattTGTCATGAAGCAAATCAAATCCGTCCACATGAAATTGATTTAAATTTTGTATCATCAAATCAAGTTTGAGAATAAAATTTATCACAGAGAGACCACAATAGAGGAAACAGTTCAGAATTAGTGAACAACGTTAATGCCATTGTGGGTTAAAGAAAGCTTCTTTTTAAAGACTGAATAAACACGCTTTCATCGTTCGCAGATATCTGATTAAAATGAACAGATCAGATCAGCCATGGAGTGGGCTCACCAATGGTTTAATGGAATCTATGATCCATCATTTGGAAAAGCCTCGGTAAGGCGTCGACACATGGACATTTATGTCATGCAAAAAAGTTAATAGTTCCCCACGGGTTAAAAAAACCATGTTTTCAAGAGAAAAGGCTAAAGCCAGTACCACGTCATACGTGGGGCTATTGGCCCTAAAAACCCCTCCCCAACCGAGTCGGAGTCCGGAAATTCGCGTCCATCGAGACGTCTTCGGCAACTGTTTCTCTCTCAACCATTAAACGTagtccactctctttctctcctccgAAAAACGGcctttttttctctttgcttTCTCCCCCGCAAAACCAGATTCCCTTTCCGATCCCGAAAACCAGATCGGACGGTGTAGATTCTATGGCGCGGTTGCCCCGGCAGCGGCAGAACTTTCCCAAGGACGATGACGATCCTCCGACGCCGGAGTCCTGCAGATGGGCGGAGGCAGCCTCTATCCACCTCGATCCGCATCCGGTCAGGGAAACGGGAGAGTCGGCGAGGGGAGAAGCTTCGCCGGAGAAGCCCATCCGCGTGTATGCTGACGGAATCTACGATCTCTTCCATTTCGGACACGCTCGGTCGCTCGAACAGGCGAAGAAATTGTAAGAATTGCAATTGCATTCCCTTAAGTTATCgttattgttttgtttttttatttatgagAATTCCGGATGcgcgaaaaaaaaaaatgatgaattggAAGAGCTTTCGTGTTGTTTTCAATTTGAAAAACCTGATTATTGGTTTTGTAGATTCCATTAAGTCCGAATGATTTCGATATAGTTGTTGAATTTCGATCTTGTGATAGTTCAGATGCTGGAACTGTAAATTTCGATTAAAACTTAATGAAATGGTGAATCCATGCATCGAAGAATTTGAATGAATTGTGGAGATTTCCCAATAATGGGTGGTTATGTGTTATTTGATAAGAGTTGCTGGAGTGATTCGGGCTTGGAGAGATTGAATGGCAGTTCAGGGCATACGTAGATCCAGGCCGGTTCAACCGGTGAGTGATTGGCGCACGCGCATTGAATATTGACGTTGGTCATCTCTTTTCCCATACATGTATGGCCCAGATGATGAATAGACTGTCCTGATTTTGGTTCAGGGCAGGTTCATGGTGACCCTTAACCTTGAATCGCCTCGCGCATGTGCACCAAATCACCTATTCAATCTTTCATTGTACAAATTGGCATAGTGTTtctcattttgagaaaaatggTGTTCGGATTCAGATCATAAAGAAATTTTAAACCAATATTTACTTTGAATGCATCAGGCTCAAACAGATATGTTTTCAGTATCAGAATGCTACCAAAGAATCATTTACGTGGATTAAATTCCATGCTGTTGGACATACGACATTTTGAACCGTTCATGCCAATGCACAACgcaatattttcttttattaatttGAATTAACAAGCTCTATGATATTTCACTTCCTTAGCTGCAAAGTTATATATTATTCTGAACTTGAACATGTCTGCTTATTTTATtccttatttcacaaatttggAAATGTGATGGGCATTTGGATGTACCCCAAATCACAGGTCTAGTGGTAAGTCAAGGTGAAGTGGATCCTCACCGTTTCATTGTGCGTTTGGCGTGCAGGAAAAGGAATCTGCTGTACATGGGCTTTTGTTTCTCTGATTTTATGCACTATCTGCTCTACAGCTAGATTAAGTACTGAGTTGATTGGAGTCTATACAAATGAACTTGGTGTCGGAAAGCTCCCACAGTCATTTTAGCAACTACAGTGCATTCAAACATTGTCCTAGATGACTTATGTATGAAAACTCAATGCAATTATGCTCATGCAGTGGACCTTTTGTGATTGTGGTGGTAACCTTGAATTTTCATCAAATTTGAGttttacattttaaaaaataaaaataaaatggctaTCAATGGCGGGTTTTGAATGCTTCTATGTACTGATAGAAACATCTTGTTGGTATTTGGTTTCTTCCATCCTCTAATTGCTTGCATTGTGTTGTTGACCATTTTAAAATGCATTATGCACTTGGTACAATGTATCTCTATGGTGCATATAATCTCTGGTTGTATTGTCATTTGCCTGTATCTTTGATTGTTCTGAGGGGTTTGGTGAaatttgcaaatttttttttttttttgatgaacaTATGTGCCTGTTGTTTAGGTTCCCCAACACATACCTACTTGTTGGCTGCTGCAACGATGAAGTAACTCATATGTACAAAGGGAAAACTGTTATGACCGGAGATGAGCGCTGTGAATCTCTTCGTCACTGCAGGTATTCAGCTTCATTgacattttttaaaaagaaacttcACAAAGTTACCAGACGTGCGTGCAGTATTCCTCCTGGCATCGTCAGAATTCGACAGAATTAATTCTGTGGGAATTAATTATCTAGATTATGAAGTAAATCAACCATTCTTTAGCCATTTTCACATTTTCCCGTTGTATGTCTTAATAGAGGTTAACTGTATTGCAGATGTTCTTGCCATGGAAGGTGTCAACTGTTAGTTGCACCTTTTTTGTATTAGGAACTCTTTCCATCCTGGTTCCCTCCCCATTTATAAAGATCCTCATAAATGCATCTTTTGTGCTTTGAAAACATTTATTGTGGGAAGatctaattttcatgattttacatttttaatggaaaaaaatatttttatttcatAATTGGCATAAAATGGAAATCAATGGCTGTTCTATGCTAAACTACCCGCGTCTTTTCTTCTAGGTGGGTTGATGAGGTTATTCCTGATGCACCATGGGTTATCACACAGGAATTCATCGACAAGCACAAAATAGATTACGTGGCGCACGACTCTCTTCCGTAAGATTTATCTGTATAAATGCATTAAACTCATCTGTATTGATAGTTCTAACAAATTATAACAGTCAAGAGAATCTTGTTTCTGCTTATCTTTTGCATCGTTAAGTCCTCTTTGGGGGTGTCAGTCTCAATTGTCTCTGATTTTTTATCTGAAAGGATTTGAAATGTGAAAAAAGTGGACATTTGCTCTATCCCAATTTCAAAGTGTTCCCTCTTGAAGTGGGCAAACATAAAAGGGCACTGTTTTTTAATGAGTTTCATTGACTCCAATCAAATTGAAAGAGGAAAAACATAACGAGGCGCTGTTTCTCAATGAGTTTCTTTATGGTCCATATAGTGATCGTGAAGGTTCAGTATCAGCTGTTAGTTTCTTTATGTTAATATTTTAAGTCTATGTTTGGTTCTGCTGGATTCGAGTTTCAATAAGTTGTTTGGTAGAGAGAGACAAAAAATGACTAAATTGTAGTACCTATTCACCTTCTCTCTTAAAATTCATATTGAGGTTCCAGGCTCCAAATTGCAACCATGTTTCTTTCGAGTAGGAGTAGGGGGGATCTTAACTGCAATTCAAGGGCTAGTTTCTCATTATGACTGCCAAGGAAGATGTCTTCATCTGGGTCATTGCCTCTCTATTCAACCAGCTATTTCAGtcaattcaattgtgcatccaaacacagcctaaattATGCTTTTACTCTGCATTCGCGTGGATGCATGAGCTGTCTAGTCATCTGTGTTCTGGACTCttgatttaaaatataaaaaataaataaataaataaataaataataaaatttgatTGTGTACAAGAACTTTCTGTTCTGATGGAAACCTGATACTTTCtcatttacatctatcttctgtaGATATGCTGATGCAAGTGGAGCTGGCATGGATGTCTATGAATTCGTtagtttctttttcatttttttttcactcTAACGAATGCGTACCTTGAGAATTTGGTTGATCACTTCAATTTAAGCATGTTTTGATCTCGAAGATCTTTGGTTGTAGGTTAAAGCCGCAGGAAAATTCAAGGAAACACAACGCACGGATGGGGTTTCTACATCAGATATTATAATGAGGATACTTAAGGACTACAATCAGTATGTAACACGAAATCTAGCCCGTGGATATTCAAGGAAGGACCTTGGTGTGAGCTATGTGAAGGCACGAAAAGATGCGTTTTTTATTATCTTGTCTTCTAGTAAATAGGGGATGCATGCATTTCAGTAAGATGCACATGGACCTTGTTGATAGCCCATTTCTGCCTTCAAACTCTTGGGCCCTCCCTGTGCAGATTTTGCCTGTGATTTCTCATTGAAAGCACTGATCTGACTTGCAGCTTTCTTGCTAACAGGAGAAGCAGCTGATAGTGAACATGGGGATAACCAAGTTGCGTGAGAAAGTGAAGGAGCATCAGGAAAAGGTAAGTAAAGCTGTTTGGAAATTAGCAATCTAAAATACAGTTTTATTGGTCAAATATCAGACAAGGACAAGGTATCTAATGGCCATAAGAGATTATAGAATTAGTTTACTGATGTGCCAGTCTGTACAAATGGACCCCTCTttgattgatctagaccgtcgacCTGATGGACTCAACTGAACGGGGGAGTCCCCAGAAGTCTTCCGTACTGaaagatcttagccatccaactATTTGCTTTTTTCCTCAccatttctgtttttttttaaaaaaaaaaaaaatcataaccatATGCTTTTATCTAATACTGTAAGAGAAATTATAGGACTCAGAACGGCATCCTGATGTTCCCAGTCTGTAGTAATGGTGCCGATGTTTCATATATCCAGACCAGTGACCTGATGGGCCCACTGCGGACTGGGGATGCCCTGGATTGGAAGATTCTAGCCATCCAATTATCTGCCTTATCTATTTTACAGATGCTTTGTAGGCCACTGATTCAAGGATTAGAATCTTCTGacatgggagatttttggggcatccctaTCCATGGCGAGGCCTATAGGGTCAACAATCTGGAACAATGAAACATGGGCCCCATTTTTGTGGCTAGGCAAATCCATGTCCTGATGCTTCAGGACCCTATAAGTTATCATGACTGGAATCATTCAGATGCATGCTTTCTTATTTATAGTGGAGTTTTTCTTCCCTCCTAAGCATGTTTTTTAAACCAGGTTTTCCTGTACGGGGTCGTACTGCACTGGTTCGGGCCTGTATCAGGGCGATGCACCTCTATTGCCCATGGACGTTCGTATCGGTTGATATGTACTGGTATTAGACGATACGTCAAACCATGCTCCTAGGATATGTTGGCGATACAAACAAAAAGCTCAACACTACATAAACAGTGTCGAAAATGTATGAGACATCACAAATAACCATTCGCACCTTTCAATTGTTTGCAGTTGCATACAGTGGCAAAGACAGCTGGTATGCATCATGGCGAGTGGGTAGAGAATGCAGATCGCTGGGTCGCAGGTTTTCTTGAGAAGTTTGAAGAAGGGTGCCATATAATGGTGAGTCGTTGGAGTTGAATCTTATAACAGTACAGACGGCCATCATGGTTTGCTCTGTTGTCCTTTCTTGAAACGTGATGGCCAAGATCAATTGGGCTGGTCGAAACTGCAATGCTGGGCACAATGTGACTTGATTCCAGGACCTCAGTGGCAATCAGGGAAATGGTTTTTCAACACATGATGAGAATGGATTTGGTGGGTGCTCTGCTATTTTTGTCTGCCGTTTAAATAATTTcttcgttctttttttttttcttttttttttttttcctttttaaggaAACTGCGATTAAAGATCGAATTCAAGAGAGCCTGAAGAGGCAACAGGCCAAATCAATGACGAACCTTCTGCAAGAACCAGAGTCATCTTGAGATTCTCAACCGCTTTTGTTCAATGACAAACCTTCTGCAAGAACCAGAGTCATCATGAGATTCTCAACTGGTTTTGTTGAACGCTGCCTGTTTCCATAACCGAGTGACAGTCGGTATTCTTTTCTCACTGTTCTCTTTTATCTTCTACTAGAATTGGTGGTGTTGCTTCCACCGAAAATGGCATACACTCTACTACAGCAGTACAGTGACAACTGTAAGTTTGCtgcttaaatatttttttcttgtagtgtaaatCTATATTTTTTTTGAAGTGTAAAACTATATTAGAAACAGTAAAAACAATCAGACGAATATCTCCAATATCCAAGGTTTGGATGGCTGTAGAAGCCACATTTCTCCAATTTATTCATTATTTGATACGTGCTTCTACTTATTAAAATGGTGgattagatctctctctctctctctctctctctctctctctctgtgatgcAGTCAACTTTGTGATGAGTGTACTCATCACACTAATGGGtggattagattgcacacacatgtgccactttgacacatgCATAGTGTGTAAATAGGCTCTCTtacaagcagtgttcgaaatatcggtatcgcacaatgtatcgcacccttgggatacagatacgtatcggttatcgcacgggatatatcgtttgtatcgcatagtttatcgcactttttgggaaacatggggaaacattaggaaaatggttgaattttttaatgaaactttggggattgttaaaaaggcccttaatacacacttttaattcataaagtttcaaaaaagaagtgtacatagcagatttcctttgtatagggttctaagctatgctttgtccgattgaactaagacaactacattcagtatcaaccccgtccatccatttttccatatcatttcaagacattatccaaaaaataaaacagatccaataattaggtagaccataccataggaaacaatggtgattgaccattaatgggccacaaaagttttggatcaagctaatagtagttttttctcttcattcaaaccataaatttatctggtaaaatggatggacggagtggataaaatacatgaattatagtgcgCCCATAAAGTTTACAAAGTACACTGCTCATTAGGGGATCCACTTCCCACCATACTAGGGTGGGGCGTTGATCGTATGCAAATTTCCTGCCATGTTCCTTcgctcaaaacttaggtggggcccactgtgatgtttataagaaatccacctcatccattcattttttgagatcattttagcacttgagagcaaaattgaacaggatccaagactacagtgggccacactaaaggaaaaggtgggtaggaaaattccttaccgttgaaacctccctgggtggACAATGATgttaacatgccatccataccgttcataacgttattcctacatggatgaattgaaaatacaaatattagtctgattcaaaacttatgtgcccccacgaatatttcaagtgtggatgttcaatcctcacatttttggcacacttgagtattagatcctactcattttttatttaatgtcctaaaatgatctcacaaaacggatggatggagtggattcctcacaaacatcaatgacaggccccactaaggtttcaagcgcaggaaggctttggcaggaaatcctagTACTCTGTCGACACTCCCTGGCGCAAGTtgtacaaatatttcaaagttacatggccccacaataatgtatttattatatctacaccgttcatgcatttggagagatcattttagatcatgaacccaaaaatgagtcatatccaaagctcaagt
Coding sequences within:
- the LOC131233356 gene encoding choline-phosphate cytidylyltransferase 2-like isoform X2, which translates into the protein MARLPRQRQNFPKDDDDPPTPESCRWAEAASIHLDPHPVRETGESARGEASPEKPIRVYADGIYDLFHFGHARSLEQAKKLFPNTYLLVGCCNDEVTHMYKGKTVMTGDERCESLRHCRYADASGAGMDVYEFVKAAGKFKETQRTDGVSTSDIIMRILKDYNQYVTRNLARGYSRKDLGVSYVKEKQLIVNMGITKLREKVKEHQEKLHTVAKTAGMHHGEWVENADRWVAGFLEKFEEGCHIMETAIKDRIQESLKRQQAKSMTNLLQEPESS
- the LOC131233356 gene encoding choline-phosphate cytidylyltransferase 2-like isoform X1, with translation MARLPRQRQNFPKDDDDPPTPESCRWAEAASIHLDPHPVRETGESARGEASPEKPIRVYADGIYDLFHFGHARSLEQAKKLFPNTYLLVGCCNDEVTHMYKGKTVMTGDERCESLRHCRWVDEVIPDAPWVITQEFIDKHKIDYVAHDSLPYADASGAGMDVYEFVKAAGKFKETQRTDGVSTSDIIMRILKDYNQYVTRNLARGYSRKDLGVSYVKEKQLIVNMGITKLREKVKEHQEKLHTVAKTAGMHHGEWVENADRWVAGFLEKFEEGCHIMETAIKDRIQESLKRQQAKSMTNLLQEPESS